The genomic DNA CGGTGCGATCGAATTTATCCACCGCAAACTTATCGAACTCCGCGATGCCGGTTCGGCTGTCCTCCTTGTCTCGGCGGAATTGGAAGAGGTCACTGCGCTGGCCGACCGGTTGCTCGTCATTCGCGAAGGCAAGATCGTAGGCGAGGTCGACCCGAAAGTCACCTCGGTCGAAGATATCGGCCTGATGATGACCGGCGGAGTCTAAAAACAATAAGCGCTAAGATACATGAAAAAGCACAAAACGAGGCTGGATTCAGTTTCGTGCTTTATTTGTGATACGGCGGTTGTATCAAACGAAGAGTGATGATCATCCGTTGAACATTGCCTTCATTGCGGTGATAGCCCTTTCGAGATTTTCCATCGAGGTCGCATACGAGAATCGCAAGAAACCGTCCGCCCCAAAGCCTGCACCGTCAGTCACGACGATATGTGCCTCTTTCAGCAGCAGTGCGGCGACATCCGCCGAACTTGCAAGATCGTCGCCGAGCATTTCGCGCACATCCACAAAGGCATAAAAAGCGCCTTCGGGCATTGGGCATTTGAAGCCTTTGATCTCGTTCAATGCCGGCACGAACCAGTTTTTGCGGCGTTCATATTCGGCGGTCATGGCGTTTACCGCATACATGGTTCCTTCGATATTGCCGAGGGCCTTGGCACAGGCGTATTGGACGAATGACGTCGGATGCGTGGCCGAATGGCTCTGCAGTTTTACTATCGCGGCGGTCCATTCCGGGTTAGCGATCGTATAACCGATCCGCCAGCCGGTCATCGCATAGGTCTTAGAGAAGCTGCCGGCCACACACACGAATTGTCTTAATTCCGGCGGTAGCGTTGCAAGCGAAAATGGTTCGGCCGGCGGATATGCGAAAAATAGATAACATTCGTCGGTCAGGACGTATATATTTCGAGCGGCGCATACCTCAACGATCTTTCGCATCTCGGCGGGCGGCACGACGCGTCCCGATGGGTTGCTGGGGGAATTGATGATCAGCAATTTGGTCTTTGGCGTGATCGCGGCTGCGACCTGATCGGCCGTTAAGATGAATTCGGTTTGTTCCGTCTCGATAAAGACGCTGTTCGATCG from Acidobacteriota bacterium includes the following:
- a CDS encoding pyridoxal phosphate-dependent aminotransferase, translated to MTFPVSENVAKMQGSSTLIAAQMANELRASGVDVIDLSVGEPDFDTPDFIKQYAVEGLAKGLTKYTATAGTIEFRKSIVDFYAARFKTDLKQNQIAASCGGKQALFNAACSLLNPGDDVLIPKPYWVTFPEIVTFCRSNSVFIETEQTEFILTADQVAAAITPKTKLLIINSPSNPSGRVVPPAEMRKIVEVCAARNIYVLTDECYLFFAYPPAEPFSLATLPPELRQFVCVAGSFSKTYAMTGWRIGYTIANPEWTAAIVKLQSHSATHPTSFVQYACAKALGNIEGTMYAVNAMTAEYERRKNWFVPALNEIKGFKCPMPEGAFYAFVDVREMLGDDLASSADVAALLLKEAHIVVTDGAGFGADGFLRFSYATSMENLERAITAMKAMFNG